Proteins encoded together in one Kitasatospora albolonga window:
- a CDS encoding multidrug ABC transporter ATP-binding protein, translating to MAGPGGRMMAGGAPTERSMDFKGSGKRLLKRFGREKTPLYLMLGAVTASVALAVAGPKILGRATDLIFAGVVGRQMPEGTTKAEAVEGLRAEGSGSLADMLSGVGFTPGEGIDFGAVGGVLLMALAVYVAAGLLMLVATRLSIRVINRIVFQLREDLQTKLARLPLSYFDRAKRGEVLSRATNDIDNISQTLQQTMGQLINSLLTIVGVLIMMFWISPLLALVALVTIPLSVVVATRVGKRSQPQFVKQWQVTGRLNAHIEEMYTGHTLVKVFGRQEESARDFAEQNEALYEAGFKAQFASGLMQPLMFFISNINYVLVAVVGGLRVASGTLSIGDVQAFIQYSRQFSMPLTQVASMANLVQSGVASAERVFELLDAEEQGPDPERGALPEELTGRVSLEKVSFRYEPEKPLIEGLSLSVEPGQTVAIVGPTGAGKTTLVNLLMRFYEVTGGRITLDGVDVAQVPRDDLRSRIGMVLQDTWLFGGSIAENIAYGAARAVTREEIEEAARAAHADRFIRTLPDGYDSVIDDEGSGVSAGEKQLITIARAFLSDPVILVLDEATSSVDTRTEVLIQKAMARLAHGRTSFVIAHRLSTIRDADVILVMESGSIVEQGTHEELLAAGGAYARLYAAQFAEALAEVD from the coding sequence ATGGCCGGTCCTGGCGGACGGATGATGGCCGGGGGCGCGCCCACCGAGCGGTCGATGGACTTCAAGGGGTCGGGCAAGCGGCTGCTGAAGCGGTTCGGCCGGGAGAAGACCCCGCTGTATCTGATGCTGGGCGCGGTGACGGCCAGCGTGGCGCTGGCGGTGGCCGGGCCGAAGATCCTGGGCAGGGCGACCGACCTGATCTTCGCGGGGGTGGTCGGCCGGCAGATGCCGGAGGGCACCACGAAGGCGGAGGCGGTCGAGGGGCTGCGCGCGGAGGGCAGCGGTTCGCTGGCCGACATGCTCTCGGGGGTGGGCTTCACCCCGGGCGAGGGCATCGACTTCGGCGCGGTGGGCGGCGTGCTGCTGATGGCGCTCGCGGTCTATGTCGCCGCCGGACTGCTGATGCTGGTCGCCACGCGGCTGTCGATCCGGGTGATCAACCGGATCGTCTTCCAGCTGCGCGAGGACCTCCAGACGAAGCTGGCGCGGCTGCCGCTGTCGTACTTCGACCGGGCCAAGCGCGGTGAGGTGCTCAGCCGGGCGACCAACGACATCGACAACATCTCGCAGACGCTCCAGCAGACGATGGGCCAGCTCATCAACTCCCTGCTGACCATCGTCGGCGTACTGATCATGATGTTCTGGATCTCCCCGCTGCTGGCGCTGGTCGCGCTGGTGACGATCCCGCTGTCGGTGGTCGTGGCGACGCGGGTCGGCAAGCGGTCGCAGCCGCAGTTCGTGAAGCAGTGGCAGGTGACGGGGCGGCTCAACGCCCATATCGAGGAGATGTACACCGGGCACACCCTGGTGAAGGTGTTCGGGCGGCAGGAGGAGTCCGCGCGGGACTTCGCCGAGCAGAACGAGGCGCTGTACGAGGCCGGGTTCAAGGCGCAGTTCGCCAGCGGGCTGATGCAGCCGCTGATGTTCTTCATCTCGAACATCAACTATGTGCTGGTGGCCGTCGTGGGCGGGCTGCGGGTCGCCTCGGGCACCTTGTCGATCGGTGACGTCCAGGCGTTCATCCAGTACTCCCGGCAGTTCTCGATGCCGCTGACGCAGGTCGCTTCGATGGCCAACCTGGTGCAGTCCGGGGTGGCTTCGGCCGAGCGGGTCTTCGAGCTGCTGGACGCGGAGGAGCAGGGCCCGGACCCGGAGCGCGGCGCACTGCCGGAGGAGCTGACGGGGCGGGTCTCGCTGGAGAAGGTGTCGTTCCGCTACGAGCCGGAGAAGCCGCTCATCGAGGGGCTCTCGCTGAGCGTGGAGCCGGGGCAGACGGTCGCGATCGTCGGCCCGACCGGGGCGGGCAAGACCACGCTGGTCAATCTGCTGATGCGGTTCTACGAGGTGACCGGCGGGCGGATCACGCTCGACGGGGTCGATGTGGCGCAGGTGCCCCGGGACGACCTGCGGTCGCGGATCGGCATGGTGCTCCAGGACACCTGGCTGTTCGGCGGTTCCATCGCGGAGAACATCGCGTACGGCGCCGCGCGCGCGGTCACCCGGGAGGAGATCGAGGAGGCGGCCCGGGCGGCGCACGCGGACCGGTTCATCCGGACGCTGCCCGACGGGTACGACTCGGTGATCGACGACGAGGGCTCCGGGGTCAGCGCGGGCGAGAAGCAGCTGATCACCATCGCGCGGGCGTTCCTCTCCGACCCGGTGATCCTGGTCCTGGACGAGGCCACCAGCTCGGTGGACACCCGGACCGAGGTGCTGATCCAGAAGGCGATGGCGCGCCTGGCCCACGGGCGTACGTCGTTCGTGATCGCGCACCGGCTCTCCACGATCCGGGACGCGGACGTGATCCTGGTGATGGAGAGCGGGTCGATCGTGGAACAGGGCACGCACGAGGAGCTGTTGGCGGCGGGCGGTGCCTATGCCCGGTTGTACGCGGCCCAGTTCGCGGAGGCGCTGGCGGAGGTGGACTGA
- a CDS encoding RNA polymerase subunit sigma-70 has protein sequence MARTSVPSSGSDHLEVALVQTRTVTTTTEHMSVIPAQNRAVHHPESHPESHPQDLPEGPGENPPGSPRESHPETAAGPPVPRAPEAVMSATEAVMEEAEHVPEPREARSRAENGGPTSDLFRQYLREIGRIPLLTAAEEVELARRVEAGLFAEERLAGTPDLDSRLAGDLDRLVVMGRTAKRRLIEANLRLVVSVAKRYVGRGLTMLDLVQEGNLGLIRAVEKFDYARGYKFSTYATWWIRQAMSRALADQARTIRVPVHVVELINRVVRVQRRLLQERGYEPTADEVGAQLDLTPERVTEILRLAQEPVSLHAPVGEEDDVSFGDLIEDGDAASPVESAAFLLLREHLEAVLSTLGERERKVVQLRYGLDDGRPRTLEEIGRIFGVTRERIRQIESKTLSRLRDHAFADQLRGYLD, from the coding sequence CTGGCGCGGACCTCCGTCCCGTCATCAGGCAGTGATCACCTGGAGGTCGCCCTCGTGCAGACGCGGACCGTGACGACCACGACCGAGCACATGTCGGTGATTCCCGCGCAGAACCGGGCTGTCCACCACCCGGAGAGCCACCCGGAGAGCCACCCGCAGGACCTTCCGGAGGGCCCTGGGGAGAACCCGCCGGGAAGCCCCCGGGAGAGCCACCCGGAGACCGCGGCCGGTCCGCCCGTGCCGCGGGCCCCCGAGGCGGTCATGAGCGCAACCGAGGCCGTCATGGAGGAAGCGGAGCACGTCCCCGAACCCCGCGAGGCGCGGAGCCGGGCGGAGAACGGCGGCCCCACCTCCGACCTCTTCCGGCAGTATCTGCGCGAGATCGGCCGCATCCCGCTGCTCACCGCCGCCGAGGAGGTCGAGCTGGCCCGCCGCGTGGAGGCCGGGCTCTTCGCGGAGGAGCGGCTCGCGGGCACCCCGGACCTGGACTCCCGGCTCGCGGGCGACCTGGACCGGCTCGTCGTCATGGGCCGCACCGCCAAGCGCCGGCTCATCGAGGCCAACCTCCGTCTGGTCGTCTCCGTCGCCAAGCGGTACGTCGGGCGCGGGCTGACCATGCTCGACCTGGTTCAGGAGGGGAACCTCGGGCTGATCCGGGCGGTGGAGAAGTTCGACTACGCCCGGGGCTACAAGTTCTCCACGTACGCGACCTGGTGGATTCGCCAGGCCATGTCCCGCGCCCTGGCCGATCAGGCCCGTACGATCCGCGTCCCCGTCCATGTCGTGGAGCTGATCAACCGGGTGGTCCGCGTCCAGCGCAGGCTGCTCCAGGAGCGCGGGTACGAGCCCACCGCCGACGAGGTGGGCGCCCAGCTCGACCTGACCCCGGAGCGGGTCACCGAAATCCTGCGCCTGGCCCAGGAGCCGGTCTCCCTGCACGCCCCCGTCGGCGAGGAGGACGACGTCTCCTTCGGCGACCTCATCGAGGACGGCGACGCCGCCTCACCCGTCGAGTCCGCCGCCTTCCTGCTGCTGCGCGAACACCTGGAGGCGGTCCTCTCCACCCTCGGGGAGCGCGAACGCAAGGTCGTCCAGCTCCGTTACGGCCTGGACGACGGGCGGCCCCGCACCCTGGAGGAGATCGGCCGGATCTTCGGCGTGACGCGCGAACGCATCCGCCAGATCGAGTCCAAGACCCTCAGCAGGCTGCGGGACCACGCCTTCGCGGACCAGCTCCGCGGCTACCTGGACTGA
- a CDS encoding transcriptional regulator — translation MTITGRTLTTDVIAALTYWPQVLHGGGKYPPDPVDLTVLPPFLNGLLADLPWWNRDWKVSRVEPGLPLEIGSDHRGHPARFTEVYVPGTVGPGDGDGDGDGDGDGESLPFVATIGFAGDRLIRFQAKIDDMVVGPAVAPAGQPEPHPFARVLTGLMDLRGIPVRNMAWETGRSRSTIQMLRSGRHNPEPLLVQEIAGALGMSEADVSIIAGLDTDSPREDTPR, via the coding sequence ATGACGATTACTGGACGCACGCTGACAACGGACGTGATCGCGGCCCTGACCTACTGGCCCCAGGTCCTCCACGGAGGCGGCAAGTACCCTCCGGACCCGGTGGACCTCACCGTTCTGCCCCCGTTCCTCAACGGGCTGCTGGCGGATCTTCCCTGGTGGAACCGCGACTGGAAGGTCAGCCGTGTCGAGCCGGGGCTGCCCCTGGAGATCGGGAGTGATCACCGCGGTCACCCCGCGAGGTTCACCGAGGTGTACGTGCCGGGCACAGTCGGTCCAGGTGATGGCGATGGCGATGGCGATGGCGATGGCGATGGCGAGAGTCTGCCCTTTGTCGCGACGATCGGATTCGCGGGCGACCGGCTGATCCGGTTCCAGGCCAAGATCGACGACATGGTCGTCGGTCCTGCCGTCGCCCCTGCCGGACAGCCGGAGCCGCACCCGTTCGCGCGGGTGCTCACCGGGCTGATGGACCTGCGCGGGATTCCGGTCAGGAACATGGCGTGGGAGACCGGGCGTTCGAGGTCCACCATCCAGATGCTGCGCAGCGGACGGCACAACCCTGAGCCGCTTCTCGTCCAGGAGATCGCCGGGGCTCTGGGTATGTCCGAGGCAGATGTCAGCATCATCGCCGGGCTCGACACCGACAGCCCCCGGGAGGACACCCCGCGCTGA